In a genomic window of Rhododendron vialii isolate Sample 1 chromosome 12a, ASM3025357v1:
- the LOC131310789 gene encoding zinc finger protein CONSTANS-LIKE 16-like, with protein sequence MVSKRRQANAIGGKTARACDSCVCNCARWFCAADDAFLCQSCDISIHSANPLACRHERVLLKTSSFKPPHESTGEPSWHRGFTTRARTPRNGKIFISKRKNSKETTQYSDTHVPDLGSGETSYEENEEQSSSYRVPISGQFVDNSSENGYGGSDLNEFLLPSEMELSEFAADVESLLGKGLEEESFDMEALGIFDWEKKDSRRSIKVEEEEEKNSMVGDYVDAEIDMEKELPFEFNFDFNEEENEEGGGGRVKEEESEEDKNMGEVMRKKKEKVLLLRLDYEGIITAWDNQRSPWTTGDRPELRPSECWPDCLGSFGTIHHPYGDIGVIGGNTAMGDGGREARVSRYREKRRTRLFSKKIRYEVRKLNAEKRPRMKGRFVKRADFANY encoded by the exons ATGGTTTCCAAAAGAAGGCAAGCCAACGCCATCGGCGGCAAAACAGCCAGAGCCTGCGACAGTTGCGTGTGCAACTGCGCTCGTTGGTTCTGTGCCGCCGACGATGCTTTTTTGTGCCAATCTTGTGATATTTCCATCCACTCGGCGAACCCGTTGGCTTGTCGACACGAGAGGGTTCTCCTCAAAACGTCTTCATTCAAGCCTCCACATGAGTCCACTGGTGAACCCTCTTGGCACAGAGGGTTCACGACAAGGGCTCGAACACCAAGAAAtggaaaaattttcatttccaagCGTAAAAACTCTAAAGAAACAACACAGTATTCGGATACTCATGTGCCAGATTTGGGCAGCGGGGAGACTTCATATGAAGAAAACGAAGAACAGAGTTCTTCTTATCGGGTTCCGATATCCGGTCAATTTGTCGACAATTCAAGTGAAAATGGGTATGGTGGGAGTGATTTAAATGAGTTTCTTCTCCCTTCAGAAATGGAGTTATCTGAGTTTGCCGCCGATGTGGAGAGCTTACTTGGAAAAGGGTTGGAAGAAGAGTCATTCGATATGGAAGCACTTGGGATCTTTGATTGGGAAAAGAAGGATTCAAGAAGAAGTATTAaggtagaagaagaagaagagaagaattctATGGTGGGTGATTATGTTGATGCAGAGATTGATATGGAGAAAGAATTGCCTTTTGaattcaattttgatttcaaCGAGGAAGAGAATGAGGAGGGAGGTGGAGGGAGAGTTAAGGAGGAGGAGAGTGAAGAAGATAAGAATATGGGGGAAgtgatgaggaagaagaaggagaaggtaCTACTATTGAGGCTTGATTATGAAGGAATTATTACGGCGTGGGATAACCAAAGGTCTCCGTGGACTACCGGCGATCGGCCGGAGCTCCGGCCTAGCGAGTGTTGGCCCGACTGCTTG GGGAGTTTTGGAACAATTCACCATCCATATGGAGATATAGGAGTAATTGGTGGAAACACCGCAATGGGAGACGGAGGGAGAGAAGCAAGAGTATCGAGGTACAGAGAAAAGCGACGTACGAGGTTATTCTCGAAGAAAATAAGATATGAGGTCCGGAAATTGAATGCAGAGAAGAGGCCCAGAATGAAAGGAAGGTTCGTCAAGAGGGCCGATTTTGCAAACTATTGA
- the LOC131310794 gene encoding homocysteine S-methyltransferase 1, which yields MGILKKMGVLEDLIEKAGGCAVVDGGLSTQLEKHGAQFNDALWSAVCLIQDPDLIKRVHLEYLEAGADILITSSYQASLPGFQSKGLSIEEGELLLKKSVELAVQARDKFWDAKKIISGHSYNRALVAASIGSYGAYLADGSEYSGCYGPIVDLDKLKDFHRRRLQVLVEAGPDLLAFETIPNKLEAQALVELLEEENIQIPSWICFSSVDGENAPSGESFKECLDIINSSNKISAVGINCAPPHFVHGLVQKFKEVTIFVYPNSGEVWDGRAKRWLPSKCFDDEKFKLFATRWRDAGAKLIGGCCRTTPSTIRVISKVLKENSGP from the exons atgggGATTCTGAAGAAAATGGGAGTTTTGGAAGATCTGATAGAGAAAGCAGGAGGTTGTGCCGTCGTAGACGGAGGCTTGTCGACGCAGCTTGAGAAACACGGTGCCCAATTCAATGATGCCCTTTGGAGTGCTGTGTGCCTGATCCAAGACCCTGATCTCATCAAACGG GTTCATTTGGAATATTTGGAGGCTGGAGCAGACATATTGATAACTTCATCTTATCAG GCTTCCCTCCCAGGATTTCAGTCCAAAGGACTGTCCATTGAAGAAGGGGAATTGTTACTGAAAAAGAGTGTCGAACTGGCTGTTCAGGCACGCGATAAGTTTTGGGATGCCAAGAAAATAATATCTGGACATAGCTATAACAGGGCATTGGTTGCAGCCTCCATAGGGAGCTATGGAGCTTATCTTGCCGATGGTTCTGAGTACAG TGGATGTTATGGACCAATTGTGGATTTGGATAAGCTGAAGGATTTTCATCGCCGAAGATTGCAAGTTCTTGTGGAAGCAGGTCCAGATTTGCTTGCCTTTGAGACCATTCCAAATAAACTAGAAGCTCAG GCCCTTGTTGAGTTgcttgaagaagaaaacatCCAAATCCCCTCTTGGATCTGTTTCAGCTCTGTAGATGGTGAGAATGCACCCTCAGGAGAGAGCTTCAAGGAGTGCCTCGATATCATCAATAGCAGTAACAAAATTTCAGCTGTTGGTATAAATTGTGCTCCTCCCCATTTTGTACATGGTCTTGTTCAGAAATTTAAGGAGGTAACGATTT TTGTATATCCGAATAGTGGTGAAGTGTGGGATGGCAGAGCTAAGAGATGGCTG CCATCAAAGTGTTTTGATGATGAAAAGTTCAAGTTGTTTGCAACAAGATGGCGCGACGCAGGTGCTAAACTCATTGGAGGCTGTTGCCGAACTACACCTTCCACCATTCGAGTCATCTCAAAGGTGTTGAAGGAAAATTCAGGGCCATGA